Part of the Longimicrobium sp. genome, GGGGCCGTAGCCGGGACGCCCGATGGCGCGCAGCCGCCGCCCGTCGGGGCCGTACGCCTTCACGTCCTTGTCGGAGCGGTCGGCCACCACGAACGCCCCGCGCGGATCGACCGAGAGCGCGATCGGGAGCGCCAGGATCGGCGCGGCGCCGTCGTTCAGCGCGACGACGGGCTGGGTCACCAGGGCGCGCGGGGTGGCGCGGCCGGGTGGGCCGGGCGAGGTGGCGAGCGTCTCGGGTGTTTCGGGCGCGCAGCCGGTGACGATGCCGGCAAGGAGCGGCAGGATGCCGAGGAGGAAGGGAACGGCGGCGGAACGTGGGCGGATGACCATCTGCGCACCTCCATCTGGGGATGGACGGATCTCGCGACGGCGCGTTGATATCGTATATATAGAGGCTCGTCGGAAGGATCAAGACTTTTTATCGTCTGATATTCAGCGTGGCCGTAGGCTGGGGAAACGTAAGAATCCCTGTCTCCCTGCAAGTACTTTATCGCCTTAACTATATGCAGGAGCTTGCTGTCCTGACGCCGACGAGTGCCGGCATTCAAACTTGGGGTCTACAACACAAATAGTCTGTAAAGATCATTCTCTTTGCTACAGAAGCTGTATCGGCTTGGGGAGGAATACCGGATTCCGGGATCAACTGTGCATTGGAGGAAGGAATGTCATTCCGAAGGCGCTGCGCCGACCTGTCCTCCACGCCGAAGCCGTGGCGCCTGAGGAATCTGTGGCCGGCTCCCGAGCCACAGGCCGCCTGTCGCTCGGACGCATCCCACAGATTCCTCGGGCGCCGCCTGGCATCAGCGCGATTGGAAGGTTCGGAGCAGCGGCGCCGCTCGGAATGACATCCGATCGGAATGCACAATCAATTGCGGCAGCCGGTAGAACAGGTCCCGAAGGGATTTGTGCTTGATCGGATGAGAGGGAACTACGCGGGTGCGGGGAGTGCGACTGCGGGGCGATCGATGGCGCGCCAGGCGTACCGTCAGCCGCCGCTGACGGCGGGGACGATGACGATGGTGCTTCGCGGCTCGACGGGCGTGCGCAGGCCGTCGAGGAAGCGGATGTTGTCGCCGTCGACGAAGACGTTGACGTGCTGGCGGAGCTCGCCGCGCTCGTTCATCACGCGGTCGACCACGCCGGCGTAGCGGCCGGCCAGCGCGTCGAGCGCATCGCCCACCGTCTCGCAGCGGTCCTCCAGCGTCACCTCCAGGCTCCCGCCGGCGAACGCCTGCAGCGCGCTCGGCAGCGCGATCGTGATCGCCATCTCCTTCGTCTCCTTTGACTTGCTCGATGTAAATTAGCCGCGAACCACCCGATGTCATCCTGAGGGAGGCGCCGCGCCGAACTCGCGTCTGCGTCGATGTCTGGCGCCGACCGAAGGATCCAACAGACCCCGCGGAGATGCCGGCTCGACGACGCGGACCTCGCGCATGCCGTCGCAAGATCCTTCAGGCGCGCAGGATTCCGTCCGGACGCCAGTCCGGTGCTCCGCGCCCTCAGGATGACACCGCGGCCCGAATTCCTGTCCCCCTACGATCCGTCGCGAATCACCGCGGCCTTCACGCAGACGATGGGCGGCAGCGCGTCGGCGATCTCCGTCCAGGTGTCGCCGTCGTCGGCGGAGCCGTAGAGCTTGCCGCTGCGCGTGCCGAAGTAGATGCCGGCGGGGTCGTGGCCGTCGGTGTCCATCGCATCGCGCAGCACCGTCTCGAACGCCTCCTCCTGCGGCAGGCCGTCGCCCAGCGGCTGCCAGCTCGCGCCCGCGTCGCGCGTGCGGTAGACGCGCAGCCGCGCGTCGGGGACCACGCGGAACTCGTCGGACTCCAGCGGCACGATGTACACGGTGTCGGGGTCGCGCGGGTGCATCACCATGGCGAACCCGAAGTCCGACGGAACGCCGTTGGCGATGTCGGTCCAGCTGTCGCCCCAGTCGTCGCTGCGGTACAGCCCCCAGTGGTTCTGCAGGAAGAGCCGCTCGGGGCGCGACGGGTGGTTCACCACCTTGTGCACGCACTGCCCGAACTCGGGGTACCGGTGCTCCTCCGGCAGGA contains:
- a CDS encoding ubiquitin-like small modifier protein 1; its protein translation is MAITIALPSALQAFAGGSLEVTLEDRCETVGDALDALAGRYAGVVDRVMNERGELRQHVNVFVDGDNIRFLDGLRTPVEPRSTIVIVPAVSGG